The following proteins are co-located in the Streptococcus downei MFe28 genome:
- the nrdF gene encoding class 1b ribonucleoside-diphosphate reductase subunit beta, which yields MLHSTMNWQKVEDELDEYVWDKATAQFWLDTRVPVSNDLLDWKQLSDLEKTVVKKAVGGLALLDTLQSEEGLYAIKKNARTQKELAVFSDFNFMESIHAKTYGTILISLNTFKDIEAIYDWMDNDPRMQFKAQRVNDYYQNGSPLQVMVASIFLEGILYYSNFFIPLWYRGQNKLANLAELIKLVIRDESVHGTYLGYKFRQGFDELSPEDQADFQKWMYGFLDELLENEFAYTEEVYSDIGLEDDIKTFVKYNANKSLQNMGFGIYFENATANDVNPIVMNGISIETANHDFFSQVGAGYLMGEAESMSQEDYDF from the coding sequence ACGAATACGTCTGGGATAAGGCAACCGCCCAGTTCTGGCTGGATACAAGAGTCCCTGTCTCCAATGACCTCTTAGACTGGAAGCAACTGTCTGACTTAGAAAAGACAGTGGTCAAAAAGGCCGTCGGAGGCCTAGCTCTGCTGGATACTCTCCAGTCCGAGGAAGGCCTTTATGCCATCAAAAAGAATGCCCGAACCCAGAAAGAGCTAGCAGTTTTCAGCGATTTCAACTTTATGGAGTCCATTCACGCCAAGACCTATGGAACCATTTTAATTTCCCTCAATACCTTTAAGGATATTGAGGCTATCTACGACTGGATGGATAACGATCCAAGGATGCAATTTAAGGCTCAAAGGGTTAATGACTATTATCAAAATGGTAGCCCCCTGCAGGTCATGGTCGCCAGTATCTTTCTAGAAGGAATCCTTTACTATAGCAATTTCTTCATTCCTCTCTGGTACCGTGGTCAAAATAAATTGGCTAATTTGGCAGAACTAATTAAATTAGTTATTCGTGATGAATCCGTCCATGGAACCTATCTAGGCTATAAGTTCCGCCAGGGCTTTGATGAATTGTCACCAGAAGATCAGGCAGACTTTCAAAAATGGATGTACGGCTTTCTAGATGAACTACTGGAAAATGAATTTGCCTATACCGAGGAAGTCTACAGTGACATAGGTCTAGAAGATGACATCAAAACCTTTGTCAAATATAACGCCAACAAGTCCCTGCAAAATATGGGCTTTGGTATTTACTTCGAGAATGCAACCGCCAATGATGTTAACCCCATTGTCATGAATGGGATTTCCATTGAGACGGCTAATCATGACTTTTTCTCTCAAGTTGGGGCCGGTTACCTGATGGGAGAAGCCGAAAGTATGAGCCAAGAGGATTACGATTTTTAG